A part of Vigna radiata var. radiata cultivar VC1973A chromosome 11, Vradiata_ver6, whole genome shotgun sequence genomic DNA contains:
- the LOC106777943 gene encoding mitogen-activated protein kinase homolog MMK2 — MSSKGKEEEGIKKVMIHGGRYVQYNVYGHLFEVPSKYVPPLRPIGRGAYGIVCAAVNCDTHEEVAIKKIANAFDNIIDAKRTLREIKLLRHMDHENIIAVRDIIRPPRKDAFNDVYIVYELMDTDLHHIIRSDQPLNDDHCQYFLYQLLRGLKYVHSANVLHRDLKPSNLLLNANCDLKIADFGLARITSETDFMTEYVVTRWYRAPELLLNCSEYTSAIDVWSVGCIFGEILTREPLFPGKDYVHQLRLITELLGSPDDASLAFLRSENAKRYIRQLPRYRKQNFSARFPSMSPEALDLLEKMLIFDPNKRITVDEALSHPYLSSLHDINDEPVGPGQFNFDFEQPTFTEEHIKELIWRESVKFNPDPPSQ; from the exons ATGAGCAGCAAAGGCAAAGAGGAAGAAGGGATTAAGAAGGTTATGATTCACGGAGGTCGATACGTGCAATACAACGTTTATGGACACTTGTTCGAGGTACCCTCCAAGTATGTCCCTCCGCTTCGTCCCATCGGAAGGGGTGCATACGGCATCGTTTG tgCTGCTGTTAATTGCGATACGCATGAGGAAGTTGCCATAAAGAAGATTGCTAACGCCTTTGACAACATCATTGACGCTAAACGGACTTTGAGGGAGATTAAGCTCCTTCGCCACATGGACCATGAAAAT ATAATTGCTGTTAGGGATATCATACGACCTCCAAGAAAGGATGCCTTCAATGATGTTTACATTGTTTATGAATTGATGGACACTGACCTTCACCACATTATTCGTTCTGATCAACCTCTTAACGATGACCATTGTCAG TACTTTCTATATCAGCTTTTACGGGGGCTGAAGTATGTGCATTCGGCTAATGTCTTGCACCGAGATCTTAAGCCCAGTAATTTGCTTCTGAATGCGAACTGTGACCTTAAAATTGCTGACTTTGGTTTGGCAAGGATAACATCAGAAACCGATTTCATGACGGAGTATGTGGTCACCCGGTGGTATCGTGCCCCGGAATTGCTCCTCAATTGTTCGGAGTACACCTCTGCAATTGACGTTTGGTCTGTTGGTTGCATATTTGGTGAAATTTTGACCAGGGAACCCTTGTTTCCTGGGAAAGATTATGTTCATCAACTAAGGCTTATAACGGAG TTATTAGGTTCACCAGATGATGCTAGTCTTGCATTTCTCCGAagtgaaaatgctaaaagaTATATTCGACAGCTTCCCCGTTATAGGAAGCAAAATTTCTCGGCTAGATTCCCAAGTATGTCTCCTGAGGCATTGGATTTACTAGAGAAGATGCTTATCTTTGATCCCAACAAACGCATTACAG TTGATGAAGCACTGTCTCACCCATACCTTTCATCACTTCATGACATCAATGATGAACCAGTTGGACCTGGCcaattcaattttgattttgagcAGCCAACATTCACTGAAGAGCACATCAAGGAGCTCATCTGGAGGGAATCAGTGAAATTCAATCCGGATCCACCCAGTCAGTAA
- the LOC106777238 gene encoding protein SPIRAL1-like 5, which yields MSRGESSGGGQSSLGYLFGSEKDRNEPQPTRTASLPPYGVEIDNTVNPPNTQLVVTNNRSQGHHLGNIVTDRPSTKVKSVPGGHSSLGYLFGDK from the exons ATGAGTAGAGGTGAAAGTTCTGGTGGTGGACAGAGCTCTTTGGGGTATCTATTTGGGTCAGAAAAAGACCGAAATGAACCTCAACCCACAAGAACAGCTTCATTACCACCCTATGGCGTTGAAATCGACAACACTGTTAATCCTCCTAACACCCAACTTGTTGTCACCAACAACAGATCTCAAGGCCACCACTTGGGAAACATTGTAACT GATCGTCCATCGACAAAAGTCAAATCGGTTCCCGGTGGTCATTCATCGCTTGGATACTTGTTTGGAGATAAGTGA